A single region of the Lycium barbarum isolate Lr01 chromosome 2, ASM1917538v2, whole genome shotgun sequence genome encodes:
- the LOC132627233 gene encoding bidirectional sugar transporter SWEET1-like codes for MGVVHTLHFVFGIFGNATALFLFLAPIITFKRIIQNRSTEQFSGLPYVMTLLNCLLSAWYGLPFVSPNNLLVSTINGTGAVIESIYVLIFIAFAPKKEKKKISALLLLVLTVFAAVALVSMLALHGNNRKLFCGIAATIFSIIMYGSPLSIIRLVIKTKSVEFMPFFLSLFVFLCGASWFAFGLLGKDPFVAIPNGFGFGLGTVQLILYAIYCDKKGFTKKSTPVESLEMGNDKSFGKSHNEEKQSSFHNKSKLEQV; via the exons ATGGGTGTTGTTCATACTCTGCATTTTGTGTTTGGCATATTTG GAAATGCCACTGCTCTGTTTCTGTTCTTGGCACCAAT AATCACATTCAAGAGGATTATTCAAAACAGATCCACTGAACAATTCTCTGGCTTGCCTTACGTGATGACTTTACTCAACTGCCTGCTTTCTGCATG GTATGGATTACCATTTGTGTCACCAAACAATCTATTGGTGTCAACAATCAATGGGACTGGAGCTGTAATTGAGAGCATTTATGTACTGATCTTCATTGCTTTTGCaccaaagaaagagaagaagaaaatctCAGCACTACTTCTATTAGTCCTTACTGTTTTTGCTGCAGTAGCCCTTGTTTCCATGCTTGCTTTACATGGAAATAACAGGAAGCTCTTCTGTGGTATAGCTGCCACTATATTCTCTATCATTATGTATGGATCTCCTCTATCCATCATA AGACTGGTAATCAAGACGAAGAGCGTGGAGTTTATGCCATTTTTCTTGTCACTGTTCGTGTTCTTATGTGGTGCTTCCTGGTTTGCCTTTGGCCTTCTTGGCAAGGACCCCTTTGTTGCT ATTCCAAATGGTTTTGGCTTTGGTTTAGGAACAGTGCAGCTTATCTTATATGCAATATACTGTGACAAGAAGGGATTTACTAAGAAATCAACCCCTGTTGAGTCCTTGGAGATGGGAAATGACAAAAGCTTTGGCAAGTCTCACAATGAAGAGAAGCAATCTAGCTTCCATAACAAGTCAAAGCTTGAGCAAGTTTAG